The following is a genomic window from Chitinophaga caseinilytica.
GTAGTAGATGTACACCGTCCCGTCGTCGTCGCAGATCCAGCCGTTGGAGAAAAGTACGTTGGATACGTCTCCTACGCGCTCCATGTCTTCCGGCGCCATGAGGTACCCCGCCGGTTCCGCGATCTGGCGGGAAGGCTCGTCGAGCGCCGTGAGGTAGAGGTACAGCACGTACCGGAGCCCCGCCGCGCAGGCGCGCACGCCGTGGGCAAGGTGCAGCCATCCTTTGGAAGTCTTGATGGGATGGGGGCCTTCGCCGTTCTTCAGTTCTTTTATCGTGTGGTAAAATCTTCTGTTGATGATCGATTCCTGCTCCACAACAGGATGGAGAATGTCTTTGACCAGCGCCCAGCCGATGCCGCCGCCGCGCCCGGCCATGATGAAATCGTCTTGCGGACGGGTATAGAACGCATAGCAGCCATCTACGAATTCAGGATGCAACACCACGTTGCGCTGCTGGCTGGTTGAGCGCAGGTTGGGCAGGCGCTCCCAGGCCTGGAAGTCTTTCGTCCGTACGATGCCTGCGCTGGCCATGGCGGTAGACAGATCGCCGGGCGCCGCATCGGGGTGATGGCGCTCGCTGCAGAACACGCCGTAGATCCAGCCGTCTTCATGCGCCGTGAGGCGGATGTCGTACACGTTGGTTTCGTGGGGATCGGTGTCCGGCAATTCCACGGGCCGCGGCCAGAACCGGAACTGGTCGGTACCGTTCGGGCTTTCCGCGATAGCAAAAAAGGATTTCCTGTCTACCCCTTCCACGCGCACCATCATGAGGTATTTTCCGTTCCATTTGATGGCGCCGGCGTTCATGGTGGTATTGACGCCGATGCGTTCCATACAGTGCGGGTTCGACTGCGGGTTCTGGTCGTACCGCCAGTTAAGCGGAATATGTTCGTGGGTGATGACCGGGTTGCGGTATCGCTGCACGACGCCGTTGTGGTACGAAGCGGGAGAGTTAGGCTGGGCCAGCAGGGCCTCCTGTCGCTGAACGAGGGTTTCCCAGCGTTGCTGAAACTGGTCTTTCATGTGTTTTCCTTTCTTCTGCAATTGTTAAAAGTCCAAAAATCTGTTGTCTAATAGGTTTCGGGGTAGAGGGATAAACGGGTAACTCTGTGGAAGGCGGTGCCGCTGGGCGCGGTGATCTCCATCTCGAAAATCACTTCTTTCGTGGCGGGATCCACTTCCACCACGCGGCCGCCGAACCCTTTGCCGGTAGGTACGCCCATACCGGGGAAGAACATGATGTGCCCGGTCTGCTTCAAATACTGAACGCCCGAAAGCGCCTGCGAAAACGCGGCCGCACCACGGTTTTTACCGTAAGACCATACCTGCTGCACGGTTCCTTTCGCTTCGTCGATCTTGTATTCTACGGCGCGACTGTAATTCTGCGTCTGCGAATTGGGGGTAAACTGGCGGTCGTAGCCATTGTCGAACACGAGGATATTGCCGTTGGGCAGGCTCACGGGCGTGTGCGGGCCCCAGGCCCAGTCGAACCCCGGCGCCGCGGCCTCTCCATTCACAACGGCAACGTCCGTAACCGCGTTCCCGGCTTCATCAACCGGTTTGAGCAGGAACCGCTGGAATTTGTCGCCCCAGTTTTTATGCGGCGAAAGGATCCATTTCAGCGTACCGCCGGCCGTATAGGAAAAAACGCCCTGGTAGCGGCAGGTGATGAGCAGGTTGCCGAGGTGCTCGGCTACGGAATTGTTATGCGCCCAGTTGCCGGGCGATTGTGCGAAGGGGCCGGGCGTGGAGCCGTCGGGCAACTTCGGATAGCGCGAAGAGTCGAGCATCGTAGCGAGGTCCCACTCATGGGCGATGGTGCCGTTGACGGGGTCTAGCTCTATGATGAAGTCGTTGATGCGCGGCTTGCCGTTGGCGAGCCGGGCGGAAGATTTGCTTACCGTCACGAGGAAGTTCCCGTTTTGGGCTTCCGCCACTTCGTGATGGAAGGTATAGCCGAGTGCGGCGAGGTCCCACTTGCGGAGGAGCTTTCCGAACATATCCATCTCCACGATCCGGTGCAGTTGCCCGTCTCCGGAGATGAAAGTCCCTTTTTTCGTGCGTTTCAGGCCGATGGAAGCGCCGAACCGCTGGAAGTCGGGGGAGTTTTTCAGGAGCAATATCCACCTGATCTCGCCTTCCGCGTCTACCATGTAAGGCGCGGAAACGTCGATCTCGCTTTCCCCGGGATAGTTCACCAGGTTCAGGCCGGGTTCCATTTTGGCCGTTTGGGCAACGATGGTTTGGGGAATGGCGAAGCCCTGCATGGGCAGGGGGGCCGTCTGGATGCGGAGCTGCGTGGCGCCGCGTTCCTTCCCGTCTTTATCGGTATAGGTGAGGGTGATGGTGTTGTTATAGTTGGGGTAGAGGCCGAGGATGGGCACATCCTGCCTTACGAGCGTAGATTGCAGCAGGTGGGTAATGGTGCCGGAAGTGCCTTCTTTTCCCGCTACCGTTACGCGGATGCGGCCCGCCGCGGGCAACCGGAGCTCGGCCAGGGCGGCGAGGGGATTGCAGCCCGAGGGGTTCAGCGTCACGCCTTCCACCATAAAATCGAGGTTGCCGCCTTTCGTAGGCACGGTTACCACGTTGCCGCCGCGAAGCGTTACCAGTGTTTTCCATTTGTCTTGCTGGTCCTGCACCTGCGCGATCTCTTCCGCGGGAATGCGGATTTCTTCCGTTTCGAAGCGGAAAGTATAAACGCCGCCGGAAAGGGAGTAGCCGTTGAGCAGGCTGCCGATGTCGGCGAGGCGTTCGAATGTCTTTTGAATAGCGGGGTCTGGCGAATCGTTGCCACGGTTTTTGCGGCAGGAGATCAGCGACGCGATGAGGAGGATGGGAAAAATGGTCCGGGTAAGCCTTTGCATCAGGTTGTTCACTTTCATATACGCGAGAGGATAAAAGGCCGGGAACGATGCCCGTTCCCGGCCGGTGATTCACATTTTACATATTACCAAAGAGGATGCTGCCGGATAGCTGTGTTCGTGTTCAGCTCATTCTGCGGAATGGGCAGGTAGTAGTGTTTCTGCTGGAAGTTTTCGGCGCCCTGTTTCTTGTTGGCCACCAAAATCTGCTTCATATCTGCATAATTGTACCAGCGTTTCAGGTCGAAGAAGCGGTGCCCTTCGAAGAAGAACTCCAGTTCGTTCTGGTGTACCACTTCGGCCATGATAGCGTCTGCGGAGCCCCAGGTTTTCGCGGCGAGCCCGGCGCGGTTACGGATGCGCGTGAGGTCTGCGGCGGCATCGCCGAGTTTGTTGGTCTTGGCGCAGGCTTCCGCATGCAACAGGAGCACTTCCGCGAAGCGCATCACGCGCAGGTTGTTGTTCTGGTTCGCCTGGTTGTAATGGCTGTTGGCGTCTTTGACGTTCTTGTAGTAGTTGGTGAACTTCTTGATGAGGAAGCGCCCTTTCTTACCGTCGATCGTCGGGTAGTCGGGCTGGCCGCGGAGGCGTTTGGATGCGGAGGCTTCCCATATCTCGTCGAACGACATATTCCCGAACCACGCACCATCGGGTACGTTGTCAGTGAAATCGGAATGTTTCCAGAAGAAGCTGGTGTACATACGTTTGTCGAAACGCGTGTCGGAGCCTGCGGGCCTTTGTTCCTGCACGAAGCTGGAAACGATGGAGGCGGTGGGCATCCATTTGAACCAGCCGCCGGTGCCCTGGGCCCTGCGAAGTTCGGGATCACGAAGCCCTGTGTGTCGTTGGGGCCTTCCGATCCCCAGGCGCCCTGTCCGAAGCTGCCGTCGTACTGGATCTCGAACACGGATTCCTTGTTCATTTCCGTGTATTCGGTGAAGTTATCGCCGAATTCGGCGGTGAGGTCGTAGGTGTAAGGCGCGCTCAGCAGCAGTCGCAGTTCCGTTTCGGCTTCCGCGTATTGCTTGGTATAGCACAATGCTTTACCGAGGTGGGCAATGGCGGCACCTTTGGTCACGCGGCCGGATTCTTTCGCGGGGCGGGTCACGGGGAGGAATTCCTTCGCCGTTTTGAAGTCGGCGATCACCTGTTTCCAGATATCGGCCTCGGGCGAGGAAGCTTTCATCACTTCGGCCTGATCGTCCAGCGCGGGGATGAGGCGCAGGGGCACATTGCCGAAGTTGGCCGCCAGCAACAGGTAGTTGTACCCGCGGAGGAAGGCGGCTTCGCCGTAGAGCTCGTTTTTCTTTGCCTCGCTCATGGGCACGTTGCGCACGTTCTTCATCACCACGTTGGCGCGGTTGATAGCCTGGTACAGCCGGTCGAAATCGCTTTCGGCGGTGTTGGGCGTGTTGGTGTAGGTAGCGGGCTCCCAGTTGTGCATTTCCTCGTTGAGGATGAACCAGACATCGTCAGCACGGTTCATGGTATGCCAGCCGGTGTAGCCGCCGAAGTAGCCGTACATCTGTCCGCGGATGGGGGAGTAGACGGTGGCCATGGCAGCCTGTGCGTTGGCTTCCGACGTCCAGAAGGTTTTATCTACGGCCTGGTTGGGATTCGTCAGGTTGAGGAATTCCGATTCGTTGCAGGCTGCGAACGTGCACGCCAGGAAGGCGGCAAATGAAGTTCTTTTTATAGTGGAAAAGTTCATTTTTTTCATTTTTCGGTCGATGTTGTGGATGACAGTCTTAGAAGTTCACCTGGAGGCCTACCATGATCGTTCTCGCGAGGGGGAAACGGCCGTGGTCGGTACCTCTTGTCATGGTGCCGCCGCCGCCGCCGTTCTGCTCGTTGTTCTGGCCGAGGTCGGGGGAATAGCCCTTGTATTTGGTGATGGTGAAAGCGTTATCCATAGCGGCATACACCCTGGCGTCGCGGAAACGTGCTTTCTGCACGAGCGTGTTGGGCAGGGAATAGCCGAGCTCCAGCGTTTTGAGGCGGAGGAAATTGCCGCTTTCCAGCCAGCGGTCGCTCACGCGGCGGGCGTTCTTGTTTTTGTCTTCCTGGGTGAAGCGGGGCATGTCGGTGTTGCGGTTGGTTTCCGTCCACGCGTTGAGCACATCCTTGCCAAAGTTGGTATACTCGTTCATGGATTCCATCCGGGCGCGGGTGTAGTTGTAGATTTTGTTGCCGGTCATACCGTCGAAGAAGAACCCGAAGTCGACCCCTTTATATTCCAGCGATCCGCGGATACCGTACATGAAGCTGGGGAAGGGGCTGCCTGCGAACTGGCGGTCGTCGTCACCGATCTTTCCGTCGCCGTTGAAGTCGATATAACGGATATCGCCGGGCTTCGCATCGGGCTGGATGAGCTTACCATCTTTCCCTACGTGTGCATTCACTTCGTCCTGGCTCTGGAACAGGCCGTCGGTTTTGGTCACGAAGAACGAGCCGATGGGATATCCCACTTTCGCCCAGGTTACCGTGCCTTCGCCCTGTGGGTTGTAACCGCCGAATTCCTGGATGGTGCTGCTTACGGTGATGGCTTTCACTTTGTTTTTCGCGGTGGAGCCGTTCACGCCGATGCTGTAATTCACCTGGCCGATGTTGCTGCGGTAATTCACGAGCACTTCATACCCGGTGTTGCGGATGATGCCGGCGTTCATCGGGGGGCTGCCCTTGATGCCGGTGGAGCCGGGCTGACCGATGTTCAGCAGTACGCCGTCGGTTTCCTTGATAAAGTAATCGGCGTTCAGCGTCAGCTTGCCTTTCAGGAAGCTCGCGTCCAGACCGATGTTGCTGGTTTTGGTCTCTTCCCAGGTCAGTTGCGGAAGGGCTACCCATTCCACACCGGTGTTGGTACCCATCCACCAGGTACCGCCCTGGATGTAGTTGATACCGCTGGTGCTGATGCTCTGGGTGGTATAGTTACCGATTTCCTGGTTGCCCAGTACGCCGTAGCTGGCGCGCAGTTTCAGCTCGTCAATGGAGTTTTTCAATGGCGCGAAGAAGTTTTCGTTCATCACGTTCCAGCCTACGGAAACGGAGGGGAACACGCCGAACTGGTGGCCCGGCGCGAACCTGGACGATCCGTCGCGACGAACGGAAGCGGAGAACAGGTACTTCGAATCGTAGCTGTACATCACCCGGCCGAACATCGATACCAGGGCGTTTTCCTGCAGCGAACCGTTGGTGGATTGCTGTGTGGTAGGGCCTGCGTTGATCGCGTCGGTGCCAAAGGGAACGTCGAGGCGGCTGGCGCCGAACCCGCGGTTGGAGTTCTTCTGCGCGGCATAACCTACCACAGCGGAAATGTTGTGGTTGCCGATCTCGTTATCGTAGTGAAGAGTGTTCTCCGCCAGCCATTGGTTGTTGAAGAACGCTCCTTCGGCGAGGCGCGACTGGTAAGAACCGGAACCGAAATCATAGGGCACGTTCGCGTTGTAGTTGCGGCCGTTGTTGCGGTTGATACCGAGGTTGAATTTGTATTTCAGTCCTTTCACGAACAGGTCTACTTCCGCATAACCGTTCACCAGCAGCTCGTTCACGTGTTGCTGTTCGTTGAACAGCATGGAGCGGCCCACCGGGTTGTCCATGTTCTTCATCCAGGGCGAGATGCCGGTGTACCCGCCGAGCTGGTTGGGGTTGTAAACGGTCATCAGCGGGTTCTGGCGGAGCGCATCGGTGATGGTCATCGAGTTGATCTGCTTGTTGGAATTGCGCAGCAAAATGGTGCTTCCCAGGCGTACATGATCGTTCAGGAAGTTGAAGGTATTTTTTGCGCGGATGTTGTAGGATTTGAACCCGGAATTGAGGATAACGCCTTTCTGGTTGATATAACCTGCGGAAAGGTTGTAGGTGGAACGTGCGGTACCGCCGGCCACGCTGAGGTTCAGCTTGGAGATGGGGGCGGAGCGGTATACTTCGTCTTGCCAGTTGGTGCCTTCGCCCTGGAAGTCTACGGCTTCCTGGGGCAGGTAGCCGGATTGTTTCATCACGGTTTTCCACTGCTGGGCATCGAGCACGCCCAGTTTGCGGGTCACGTTCTGAACGCCGGTCAGGGCGTTGATGTTCACGGTAGGCGCCATGTCTTTGCGGCCGCTTTTCGTGGTAACGAGCACCACGCCGTTGGCGGCGCGGGCACCGTAGATCGCTGCTGCGGATGCGTCTTTGAGCACTTCGATGCTGGCGATGTCTGCGGGGTCTACCATGTTCATGTCGCCATACACCCCGTCGATCACGTACAGCGGTGTGTTGGAGCCGAGAGAGCTGAGGCCGCGGATGTTGATGCTCATGCCGGCGCCGGGCTGGCCGCCGCTGTTGGAGACGGTTACGCCGGCGATGCGGCCCTGGAGGGCGGATGCGGCGCTCTTGGCGATGTCTGCCTGGAGGTCTTTACCGGTCACGGAAGCTACCGCGCCCGTGAGGTCTTTTCTTTTCACACGGCCGTAACCGACAACGATCACCTCTTCGAGCCTGCTGTCAGATTCCAGTGTGATGGCCACGTTCGCGGATTCGCCGACTTTGATTTCGATCTTTTGCATGCCCACGGAAGAGAATTCCAGGGTCTGGCCCTTTTCGACGTCCAGCGAGAAATTACCGTTGGCGTCTGTGGTCGTGCCTTTGTTAGTGCCCTTGATGCGGACAGTGGCGCCGGGGATCCGGTTGTTTTCCCTGTCGGTCACCGTGCCTTTGAGCGGGCGCGCCTGTTGCGCCCATGCGTTGAGGCTGAATACTCCAAATAGCAGTATGAATGCGATTTTTTTCATACGTAGAAGCGGATTTTTAAAGTGTATTGAAGAAAGGTGTTATGTCTGATGGGGCCCGCTGCGGGGCGCGATTGCTTATCATTTTGGTTGCTGTCTCGTTTTTATCCGGTGGTAAAGCTAGAAGATTGGTGCTTCGGAGGATTGACCGTATTGCTCATTTTGATTGAACAATCGGTTCAATTTTGCAGGCGTATGGAATACAGCTGACGCTAACGGACGCTAAATTTCCGGTTGCGGGCGTAAATGCCCGCAGTGGCAGTTCAGGGAAGATTAAATGTCGGATTGACGTCGTTGTCCGGGAGGGGCAGGCAGGTTGGGGAAGTTTGCTTGTGGGGAGGTTTTGTTGTACGATTTGTTCAATCGGGTTGAACTTCTGCGTCAGCCGGTTTCCCGGAAATCAGATGATGGTTTGATGTTTCCGGGACATGTCGCGGTACTCCGCCGGCGTGATGCCTTTTGCCTTTTTGAAGACGCGGTAGAAGTAGGAAATGCTGTTGAAACCGCAGCGGGCCACCACGTCCGGTATGGGCGCTCCGGCCTTCAGCTCCTGGATGGCCAGGTTGATGCGCACGTCCAGCAAATAATCCGTAAAATTCATACCGGTATGCAGTTTCAGAAACCGCGCGAAGGTAGACCGGCTCATGTTGAGGACCGCCGCGGCGTCCGTCATCCCGATGTCTCCCGACACCTGGCGGTTGATGAGCGTCCGTAACTGCTGCAATTGTCGCTCGGCGCTGTTGATCTCCGGCGTGGCGGTGCTCGACAGCTCGCGGTAGTCATCTCCCTTCGACAATTCATGCAGCAACATCAAAAACCGCATCACGGAATAAAAACCATCCGTTTCCATGGTGAGGATGCGCAGGAGCGGTTGCACCCTGTCTATGGTAGCCGTCCCGAAACTCACGCCCCTGGCCGCCCGCGAAAAAAGCTGGCGAACGCTGCGGAACTGGTTCTTGTCAAGATATTGCTCGATGAGCGAAGAATGGAACTGGATCGTGATCTCATGGATATTGCTGGAAGTACAGGCCCCGTCTTTCCAGGCGTGCTTCAGCTCCGGGTTGGCGATCAGCACCAGGTCCCGCTCGCCGATGGTTTCCACCGAATCGCCGATGACCCGCTCCGCCCCGGGCGCCCCTTCCACGAAATTCAGCTCGAATTCAGGATGCACGTGCACGGGAAAGGTGAACGACGACTTCCTTCTGTCGAACACAACAAAGCAATCTTTCTCCGATAAGGGCGATTTCTCGCGGTAAATCTCGGGCGTAGTCATAATCTCGGCGGTCTAAAAACGTGTTATGCGCCTTAAATGTAACGATTTAGCGGAAATTTAGCAGGAAACGAAAAAAGGGGCCGCCATTCCCCTGGTTTTGATTTTGGAAGAATGTTATTATTTTGGGATAGCATACATTCCCATCCCTAACCCGATCAAATATTATGTTATCCCAATCAGATTTTACTTTATTCCTCCGGGCCTGGCCCGAAAAACTGCGGCCGGATGCGTTGGCCGTTGGTGAACATTTATCCGGCACCCTCAATAACGATCGCGCTATCGACGAGTATAATCATCCCATATTTTCGCTGGACGGTGAGCAGGTACATATTCCGGCGCGCATGCATTGCCGGGAGCCGGATTTCGAGGCGGAGGTGCCGCAATTCACGGAAACGCAGCTACGGATGTATCATTGCACCTTTCTCCGGAACCACGACGGGTTCGTACGGCAGCGGGCCCTGGCGGCGCTGGACAAAGATCTTGATTACTGGATGGTACCTTTCGTGCTGCAACTGCTCGGAGAATACGTCATTGAAATTATCCAGGACCTGGATGCATACATCACCGGTGTGAACATGACAACTTTCGCGCGGTTCGTGAAAGAAAACCCGGCATATTGGCGGTTGACGGAAGACCGGATCGGTAGTTACTGGGTGTATTACCGCGACCGCTTCCCCGACATCCGGCAGTACCCCGCCAGGCTGATCGCCAACAGAATTAACGCAGCTTTATGACTTGGCTTGCATCCACTGTTTCGGATTTTACCTACCTTTTCGTTCCATGAATAGAATTGTTTTTTGCCTCCTGCTCCTGATCACCGGGAACACATTCGCCCAAAGCCCCCTCACGCGCGCCCAGGCCGTTTCCGATATCGATTATTATGTGCGAACGATGAAAGCTTCGCATTATTCGCCTTTCGCGGAAATTACTGAAAAGGAATTCGACCGGCGGACAGGGGAGATCAAAAGCGCCATCGGCGACTCCATCTCCATCCCGGAATTTTTGTGGAAGATGTACGAAATCACCGCCCTTATCGGCGATGCCCACAGTACCCCGCAGCTCGGCCAGCCGGCTTTCCGTGACGATTTCCAAAGTCCGTTGTTCTTCCCGTACCGGTTGTTGCAAGACAAAAACGGCGTGTATGTTCCCCGCATGATGGCCATCGTCCATGGCCTGGAGCCGGGCGAGCCTATCGTCAGCATCAACGGCGTAAGTATAGATGCGCTGCGCAGGGAGCTGGATACGCACCTGGCCGGCCTTCCCGCCTTCCGCCGGGAGGCAGGCATACGGCTTTTTTCGTATTTCCTTTACCTGAAAGGCGTTCGCCCGCCATTCACGGTAACGTTCCGGGAGAAGGGATCGCCACAGACCGTAATTCAACAGCGCGTTCCGTTGAAAGCGGCGCTGGCGGTGAGTATGCCCCATATCACGGAGCCGTTCGTGTTTGAAGTGCGTGCCGGGAAAGTGGGGTACCTGGATGTGAGGACGCTGAGCGCCAGTCCGGCGAAATTCTCCGCCTTCCTCGATTCCGCTTTCACCGCGTTCCAGCAGGTCAACGTACATACGCTGGCGATAGATCTGCGGAACAATAGCGGCGGCAATACCGATCTGGCCGACATCCTGCTCAGTTATATTACCCGGAAACCCTACTCCTGGGGCCTCAAAAGCTGGAAAATCAGCCAGCCGTACAAGGATGCGCTCATCGCCAACGGCGATACCACCGCTCCCTACCTGCGCCGGGAAAACGGTACCATCTGGAATTCCAGCGATCCCCTCGTGCAGAAGCTGCCCTCGCGGCACGCAGACTCCCTGTTCAAAGGAAAAGTATATTTCATCACCGGGCCCTTCACCTTTTCCAGCGCCATGGCCCTCGCCGATGTCGTGAAAACCTGGAAACTGGGCACCATCGTGGGTGAGCCCACCGGCGAAAAGACAAAGGATTACGGCGAAGCGTTCACCATCGAGCTGCCGGCCAGCAAAATCCGTATCCAGTCTACGTCTTCACTCAGTCATGGGGCAAGCGGCACCCGCGCAGCGAATATGCCGGTGATGCCCGGCGTGCCCATCAGGACGGAGGTTGCCGACGACCGGCGGGGCATCGACCGCGCCATGGCATACATCCTCCGGCAAGCGAAATAAAATAAAGTTGGCGGGCTACTGACATAAGGCTGTCAATCCCCCGGAATACATTTGTGCTACAAACCCATTCAAATGTTGAAACAGGACGCACCCACCTTTACGCCCGAAAGCAGCCAGGCATGGCGCCAATGGCTGAAACAACACCATCAGACCGAAAAATCGGTATGGCTGGTCATGTACAAACAACAATCCGGCAAGCCCGTCATCAACTGGAGCGAGGCGGTAGACGAGGCGCTGTGCTTCGGGTGGATCGACAGTACCCGCAAAACGCTGGACGAGCATACGTTCATCCAGTTTTTCAGTCGCCGGAAGCCGAACAGCAACTGGTCGAAAATCAATAAGGACAAGGTCGAAAAGCTGATCGCCGCCAAAAAAATGACGAAAGCCGGGCTGCGTTGCATTGAAGTGGCCAAGCAAAACGGTTCCTGGACGATCCTCGACGAAGTGGAGCAATATCTCATCCCCAAAGACCTGGAAAAAGCGTTCAAATCCCATCCCGGCGCCAAAACCTGGTTTACCAGCCAGGCAAAATCGGTCCAGAAGCTCATGCTGGCGTGGATCGCCATGGCAAAACGCCCCGAAACGCGGGAGAAACGGGTGGCGACGGTAGCTGAATCCGCCGGCCGGAAAGAGCGTCCCGCGAATTTGTAACTCAGTTGGAGTACAGGCGTACCATTTCCGCCAATTCAATAATGTTGGAGATATTGAGCTTTTCGAAGATCCGGCTTTTGTAGGTGCTCACGGTGGTGACCTGCAGGTTCAGTTCTTTGGAAATGTTCATCACGCTCATTCCTTTCGCCAGTAAATGCATCACTTCCTTCTCGCGGCCCGACAGCGTGTGCAGCGGGTTTACCGTGCCGTGGGGGCCGAAGCCATGATGGCCGCCATGGTCCATCAGCCGGGTGCGGATGCCGGGCGTGATGTATTTGCCGTTTTCGGCCATGGTAACGATCGCGCGGCGGATTTCTTCTTCCGGGGCGTGCTTTTCGAGATAGCCGTCTGCCCCCGCCTGGATATAATTAATGCCGAAAATCTGCTCGTCGTACCCCGAAAAAATGAGGATCCGGATATTCGGCTGCCGGAGGCGCACCGCGCTGATCATCTGGAGATTGTTGCCGCCCGGGATATTGATGTCGAGAATGAGAAGATCGAAGGGTTGTTCCGACAAATGCCGGATGGTTTCGTCGAAATCGGCGGCTTCCACCACCTTCACCGGCTCCAGCAGGTCTTTGATGATGGTCGTAATGCCGAACCGTACAATGGCATGGTCTTCCGATACGAGTACAGATTTCATGGACTGGTAATATGCCGGCAAAGCTAGCGATTTTGACGAGTTTGCCGGATGAATGCCCCGAATGTCGAATAATTACTACAGGCCGGCCCATGGAGACGGTATATCTTTGTGCCGCGTTTGGAAACCTGCCGGTTTACGACGGCCCT
Proteins encoded in this region:
- a CDS encoding response regulator transcription factor; this translates as MKSVLVSEDHAIVRFGITTIIKDLLEPVKVVEAADFDETIRHLSEQPFDLLILDINIPGGNNLQMISAVRLRQPNIRILIFSGYDEQIFGINYIQAGADGYLEKHAPEEEIRRAIVTMAENGKYITPGIRTRLMDHGGHHGFGPHGTVNPLHTLSGREKEVMHLLAKGMSVMNISKELNLQVTTVSTYKSRIFEKLNISNIIELAEMVRLYSN